In one window of Tachypleus tridentatus isolate NWPU-2018 chromosome 2, ASM421037v1, whole genome shotgun sequence DNA:
- the LOC143244824 gene encoding vitellogenin-3-like, producing the protein MGCCLPHNISCKACKMTGALGILLLCFVASANSVLHPTVYPPGYLYQYVYQSRFLSGIPTLAPQYNGMEILGDLIIQSIQSKLSPEHEELLVKLDNIKIAKLKHLYIPDPYHADIPKDFSYNTEHQKYLSKPVRVFIKEGKITSFEVDSSEPTWVLNVKKGILGLLQVNLGKQLSYRIGYNTVKPEGILPEVFAVYEDSIGGNCETWYTIDSTPNPELPMMQPVLNISKVRNFKNCIKRPVFGHNNHAIRGCPWVCSDVQPKITVPGMEPLEKSIPCECPAGYEIDDDIVKSFVSTKYNISGTVDNLVIESLLSEGKSVFNVYGDELIIFTHQNMTLRSVVPTQEISVEIYRPIKYTSLVFELPKSQDSIHNVISEPEPYKYTFPERSVENMYTYPEQWKYTQMPMFHHKFDPVNYFKRPYDFHKKTYREEHLKTYPENYLTTLENYDISYLSVFSPQSPTELKNIVQNILESLTMDMLRADLSESEAISYKVIKLIRALSILKVNDLHELIRDVIPTEQKHITSEKEQVMRKLLLDAIPMSGTNDAVVIIKYLIEKELVFNFEARELVEGLPKNIVYPRQETIQLLYELMQLQKVKSNRLLLGSTSLAFARLVRDVCVVPHLNYARHETRKEYKYKSTIQDDLILSLCQPEVVEKYAKKINELLDSTQDFHKKVIYIETLANMGHPTVLQYLKPYIFGQTPKCFKLQDESYPAASCNFLRQVTIYTLHHLVVHEPELILPLVTPIFFNTAEPYEIRIAAFTVILYSNPPLPILNRIVTRLWLEENKQVANVVYTSLKSLSNTTIPCYQNLAQKIRQVVGELKPVDFGMSYSFLKMAEFHDFSRDYSFNVLYEWIHSNVSIIPRAGYFGAMQNIGPFWDLPVNIGFVFKGWDQILDRLVTRSGILSELSTILFGPKKYGVERLQQEFNELKTKLNLVFRESEDLKASIFFQLFERTSLYTFDKEYVIEMLQHAVKFYRQLEDQVRKGMPWHYVKVILPSSSFKVLPSDMGLPVVISNQKPVILSLRVRNIYIQLPRSGYYSENANFALEIQPTIHYSSHVFGGIVDPVAQTMYGSTMARRYHVTIPLNISLQYDVTQHVFQLNIQPRLTKIFYHKSDAATFIRKNYLTQPPEEHFLGQYVPIRTLPIPLKYDEVYGRELFGLRLHVQGIAETIWSDIPLYLSHTTQEKGYLAGILEVISNPGKKYREFVVSLEPDHQTQVYEYNIKLQYKRMWEKDEPHLHQKERSTGILNKADEYLNLPFTHVYQHKSYYNDVLSEPKTYLPRTSTEYSQPHVTVATVTHALSVVLEGKGPISITNVLDLFYTRTLDFRTIWTKIHLKKSTTGQYRSNPVEMCFNSIVKFPPKPNVFLLDTVLTKDQNVDINADIIWGSECLTSQEKHISVNAIVEKSNEQKNVRYEPRKLPRMTTLYNTNYISGLSGQWSLPWYYKQCQIDQQLGKSQSYACKLAIVDDSYLNKITMEINYQKVPPYFVNLTHHIDLALKAYLYPLVDNNAVNIRNSEKKIRIIAEFVKQVPGVPLLNLFIEKPTENTYIRKIYLPYVKPLSLLVPPVEDNMRLLWNSKVEPVCSVMERYIQTLDNVTFPMPETQCQYLLSKDCSPEERYAVLLTPAESAGLTKTLLVYVLGHEIKLLPSWQHSSFEVIIDQQTYQLVYGQPLQIGSVESPIYFYLEETLSRPIVVVQAEVEGLLIKYDGVNAEIKVSPKYMGRHCGLCGDFNGESYREFLGPNSCIYTDSQDFVNSYVLGGQQCQLPFQPFHPFVCPPTYYRSLYRYTKPLEYLKEPWISPSLQTQPMVKKYTPYSSWFQTPTITGIYRPNDDRERFVSPFLQTPPIVRKYTPYFSWFQLPSITDVYSPVEEDRCTLKKVWTKHWDNNICFSKEFVPVCKEECIASSETQEITLNFFCLPENSPHLKDLFDKVTTGKIEEIQINTKRYVDKVEVPQYCRSVYP; encoded by the exons ATGGGTTGCTGTCTCCCACACAACATCTCTTGCAAAGCTTGCAAGATGACGGGAGCATTAGGGATTCTTCTCCTATGTTTCGTGG cTTCTGCCAACAGCGTTCTACATCCAACTG TCTATCCTCCTGGTTATTTGTATCAGTATGTTTACCAGTCCAGATTTCTATCTGGAATCCCGACCCTGGCACCACAGTACAATGGTATGGAAATCTTGGGTGACCTAATAATTCAATCAATACAATCGAAACTTAGTCCGGAACATGAAGAATTATTGGTAAAG ctCGACAACATCAAAATTGCAAAGCTTAAACACTTGTATATTCCTGACCCATATCATGCTGACATACCAAAAGATTTTTCGTATAACACAGAACATCAGAAGTACTTGAGCAAACCTGTTCGAGTCTTCATTAAAGAAGGGAAG ataacCAGTTTTGAAGTCGATAGTTCTGAACCAACTTGGGTCTTGAATGTTAAAAAAGGTATCCTGGGTCTGCTACAGGTTAACCTTGGaaaacagttgtcttatagaatTGGGTACAACACCGTAAAACCAGAAGGCATTCTACCTGAAGTATTCGCCGTTTATGAA GACAGTATTGGTGGCAACTGTGAAACATGGTACACTATCGACTCCACCCCCAACCCAGAGCTCCCAATGATGCAGCCAGTTCTGAACATTAGCAAGGTTAGAAACTTCAAGAACTGCATAAAACGACCTGTCTTTGGACACAACAACCACGCTATTCGTGGCTGTCCTTGGGTTTGTTCCGATGTACAACCGAAAATAACCGTGCCTGGTATGGAGCCTCTGGAAAAGTCAATTCCATGTGAATGTCCAGCTGGATATGAAATC GATGACGACATTGTAAAATCCTTCGTGTCAACGAAATACAACATCAGTGGAACAGTGGACAACCTGGTAATCGAAAGCCTTCTGAGCGAAGGAAAGTCAGTCTTCAATGTTTACGGAGACGAGCTAATTATATTTACTCA CCAAAATATGACACTTCGTTCAGTGGTTCCTACTCAAGAAATTTCAGTGGAAATCTACCGACCAATTAAATATACCAGCTTGGTCTTCGAGCTTCCTAAGTCCCAAGACTCTATTCACAACGTTATTTCAGAACCGGAACCTTACAAATATACCTTTCCAGAACGTTCCGTAGAGAATATGTATACGTACCCTGAGCAGTGGAAATACACACAGATGCCTATGTTTCACCATAAGTTTGATCCAGTCAACTACTTCAAGAGACCTTatgattttcataaaaaaacGTACCGTGAAGAACACCTAAAAACATACCCTGAAAACTATCTTACCACTCTGGAAAACTATGACATATCTTATCTATCTGTATTTAGTCCTCAAAGTCCTACAGAGTTGAAGAATATTGTCCAAAATATTCTAGAAAGCTTGACGATGGATATGCTTCGTGCTGATTTGTCAGAATCTGAAGCTATTTCTTACAAAGTGATAAAACTCATTAGAGCCCTGTCGATCCTGAAGGTGAATGATCTTCATGAGTTGATCCGTGATGTCATTCCAACAGAACAGAAGCACATAACGTCAGAAAAGGAGCAAGTGATGAG GAAGCTACTTTTAGATGCCATTCCTATGAGTGGAACCAATGATGCTGTTGTCATTATCAAGTACCTTATTGAGAAAGAACTTGTGTTTAACTTTGAGGCTCGTGAGCTTGTCGAGGGTCTgccaaaaaatattgtttatccaAGACAAGAAACAATTCAACTCTTATAT GAATTGATGCAACTTCAGAAAGTCAAATCGAATCGTCTGCTTCTTGGATCTACAAGCTTGGCTTTCGCTAGACTGGTTCGAGACGTTTGTGTTGTACCTCATTTAAATTACGCTAGACATGAAACAAGGAAAGAATATAAGTATAAATCAACGATCCAAGACGACCTTATACTCTCACTCTGCCAGCCGGAAGTTGTCGAAAAGTATGCCAAA AAAATCAATGAATTGCTTGACTCTACCCAAGACTTTCACAAGAAGGTTATATACATTGAAACATTGGCTAATATGGGTCATCCTACGGTCCTTCAGTATCTGAAACCTTACATCTTTGGACAGACTCCAAAATGTTTTAAGTTGCAGGATGAGAGTTACCCAGCTGCTAGTTGTAACTTCCTTCGTCAAGTTACAATCTACACCTTGCATCACCTCGTTGTCCATGAACCAGAATTG aTACTTCCACTAGTCACCCCGATCTTTTTCAACACGGCTGAGCCGTACGAGATCAGGATCGCGGCTTTTACTGTGATTCTCTATAGCAACCCCCCTCTGCCAATCCTCAACCGAATTGTCACTCGCTTATGGCTAGAGGAAAATAAACAAGTTGCTAATGTTGTATACACttctttaaaaagcttaagtaacACTACCATTCCCTGCTATCAAAATCT AGCTCAGAAGATTCGTCAAGTTGTAGGTGAGCTGAAACCAGTAGATTTCGGAATGAGTTATTCATTTCTAAAAATGGCTGAATTTCATGATT TTTCACGTGACTACAGCTTTAACGTGCTGTATGAATGGATTCACAGTAACGTTTCTATAATCCCTCGTGCAGGATATTTTGGAGCTATGCAGAACATTGGGCCTTTCTGGGACCTTCCTGTAAAT ATCGGATTCGTATTCAAGGGCTGGGATCAAATATTGGACAGATTAGTGACTCGCAGTGGTATTCTGTCGGAATTATCTACCATCCTATTCGGTCCCAAGAAGTACGGCGTGGAAAGGTTGCAGCAGGAATTTAATGAACTTAAGACAAAATTAAACTTGGTTTTTCGTGAATCAGAAGACCTGAAAGCTAGCATATTCTTTCAACTGTTCGAAAGAACTTCACTTTACACTTTTGATAAAGAATATGTCATTGAAATGCTCCAGCACG CAGTCAAGTTTTATAGACAACTTGAAGATCAAGTGAGAAAAGGAATGCCATGGCACTATGTTAAGGTCATTCTACCTTCCAGCTCCTTCAAAGTATTACCTTCAGATATGGGTCTGCCAGTTGTGATTTCCAACCAAAAACCAGTCATACTGTCTTTACGcgtcagaaatatttatattcagcTTCCACGAAGCGGCTACTATTCTGAGAACGCGAACTTTGCTTTAGAAATTCAACCAAC GATACATTACTCCTCCCATGTGTTCGGAGGAATTGTGGACCCAGTAGCCCAGACTATGTACGGAAGCACCATGGCTAGAAGATACCACGTGACTATTCCTTTGAACATCAGCTTACAATATGACGTAACGCAACACGTCTTTCAACTCAATATCCAGCCACGACTAACGAAGATCTTCTACCACAAGTCAGACGCTGCTACCTTTATTCGAAAGAACTACCTGACTCAACCACCAGAAGAACACTTTCTAGGACAGTATGTCCCAATTAGGACTTTACCAATTCCATTAAAG TATGATGAAGTTTATGGTCGAGAATTATTTGGACTGAGGCTCCATGTTCAAGGAATTGCAGAAACCATCTGGTCAGACATCCCGCTCTACCTCAGCCATACGACACAGGAAAAGGGATACCTAGCTGGAATTTTGGAGGTTATTAGTAATCCTGGTAAGAAGTACCGTGAATTTGTCGTTTCATTAGAACCAGATCATCAGACACAAGTCTATGAG TATAACATTAAGCTCCAGTACAAACGAATGTGGGAGAAAGATGAACCACACCTACATCAAAAAGAAAGAAGCACTGGTATTCTAAATAAAGCCGATGAATACCTCAATTTACCTTTTACCCACGTCTACCAACACAAATCCTACTATAACGATGTTTTATCAGAACCTAAAACTTACTTGCCACGAACCAGTACCGAGTATAGCCAACCCCATGTAACAGTCGCAACTGTGACACATGCTTTGTCTGTGGTTTTAGAAGGAAAAGGACCTATTTCTATAACGAACGTTTTAGACCTCTTTTACACACGAACCCTGGACTTTAGAACCATCTGGACCAAAATCCATCTAAAAAAATCAACAACTGGGCAATACAGATCCAATCCAGTAGAG ATGTGCTTCAACTCCATTGTGAAGTTCCCTCCGAAACCAAATGTTTTCCTCCTGGATACTGTCTTAACTAAGGATCAAAATGTAGACATCAATGCTGACATCATTTGGGGTTCAGAATGCTTAACATCACAAGAAAAGCATATTTCTGTCAAC GCTATTGTGGAAAAAAGCAATGAACAGAAGAACGTGCGTTATGAGCCAAGAAAACTTCCACGTATGACTacactgtacaacacaaactacatcTCTGGACTTAGCGGACAATGGTCACTCCCTTGGTACTACAAACAATGCCAGATTGACCAACAGCTGGGAAAAAGCCAGAGCTATGCCTGTAAGTTGGCAATAGTGGACGATAGCTATCTCAACAAAATTACTATGGAGATCAACTACCAGAAA GTTCCTCCGTATTTTGTCAACCTGACCCATCATATAGACTTGGCTCTTAAAGCATACCTGTATCCTCTAGTGGATAATAATGCTGTGAATATTCGTAATTCTGAGAAAAAAATCCGCATCATTGCAGAATTTGTGAAACAAGTGCCAGGAGTACCTCTTCTGAATTTGTTTATTGAGAAGCCCACTGAAAATACTTATATCCGTAAAATTTACCTACCTTACGTTAAGCCTCTGTCACTATTGGTGCCACCCGTAGAAGACAACATGAGATTACTGTGGAACAGTAAAGTGGAGC CCGTTTGTTCTGTGATGGAAAGGTACATTCAAACATTGGACAATGTGACTTTTCCAATGCCAGAAACACAGTGCCAGTATCTCCTCTCTAAGGACTGTTCTCCTGAGGAACGATACGCTGTTCTTCTTACCCCAGCAGAGTCAGCTGGTCTTACTAAG ACATTGTTGGTGTATGTACTTGGTCATGAAATCAAGTTACTTCCATCTTGGCAACATTCATCCTTCGAAGTTATTATTGATCAACAAACATATCAACTAGTTTATGGCCAACCACTTCAAATAGGATCTGTAGAATCGCCCATCTACTTCTATCTTGAAGAGACTTTATCCCGTCCGATTGTTGTTGTTCAAGCTGAAGTAGAAGGTCTTCTTATTAAATACGATGGTGTGAATGCAGAGATAAAG GTTTCTCCCAAATACATGGGTAGACATTGCGGTCTGTGTGGAGACTTCAATGGAGAAAGCTACAGAGAGTTCTTGGGACCCAACTCCTGTATATACACTGATAGCCAAGACTTTGTCAATAGCTATGTTTTAGGAGGTCAACAATGTCAGCTGCCTTTTCAGCCATTTCACCCTTTTGTGTGTCCACCAACTTATTACAGATCACTTTACCGGTACACAAAGCCATTGGAGTATCTAAAAGAACCCTGGATATCTCCCAGTTTACAAACCCAGCCCATGGTTAAGAAATATACACCTTATTCATCGTGGTTCCAAACACCTACTATCACTGGTATCTACAGGCCTAATGATGACAGGGAACGCTTCGTATCTCCCTTCTTACAAACCCCTCCCATAGTTAGGAAATATACACCTTATTTCTCATGGTTTCAGTTACCTAGCATCACTGATGTTTACAGCCCTGTTGAGGAAGACAGATGTACTCTGAAGAAGGTTTGGACAAAGCATTGGGACAACAATATTTGCTTCAGCAAAGAATTTGTGCCAGTCTGTAAGGAGGAATGCATAGCTAGCAGTGAGACCCAAGAGATAACCCTCAACTTTTTCTGTCTGCCCGAAAATAGTCCACATCTTAAGGACCTATTTGATAAAGTAACAACAGGAAAAATTGAAGAAATCCAGATCAATACTAAACGTTATGTTGACAAAGTCGAAGTACCGCAATATTGCAGATCGGTTTACCcttga